In Deltaproteobacteria bacterium, the sequence CGGCGACGATGCCCGTGAGGATCGCGGTGAGCTCCGCGCTGTCGCCGGCCAGGAACGCGCAGGCACTCGAAGGGTTGCTGGGGTCGGCGCAGGTGTCCCACTCCGCCGCCGGCGAGTCGTCGCAGGGCGACGAGCAGGTCCCGCCATCACAGGCGCCGGCGGCCGCACACGCCATGTTGTTGAGCGTCGTGCTCGAGAGGAAGAAGCCGACCACGTAGGTCTTCACCGACAGCGTGTCGCGCAGCGCGGCGAGCCGCTGGTAGAGCGTCGCCCCACCCTCGCCGCTCGAAGGATCACCATCGGTGAGCAGCACCGCCGAGGTCGGCGCGCAGACGTCACCCGAGCCCACGCCGGTGACGAACTCGAGGTACGAGGCCACGGTGGTGTGGCTGAAGGCTGCGTTGGTCTGGATCGGCGAGCCCGAGATGGTGCCGATCGTGCTCGCCCATGGCGTGCCGCCCACGGTGTCGACCCCGCCTTCGATCATCGGGCTCGTCAGCGCCGCCACCTGTGCGTTGGCGGAGCTCCGCGAGCTGGGACCCCACAGATCGGACGAGATGCCGGACGACGACAGGTCGAGATAGAACGGCGCATACAGCCAGCCCGACTCGATCGAGCCGTTCTCACCCGAGATGCCGGCGCGGTTGAGGCCGCTGGCGCTGGCCTGCACCGGCCACTGCGCGTAGCCGGGAAAGCCGTCGACGTAGGGCCAGTAGTAGAAGTCCTGCCCGCGCACGCCGCTGTCGGTGGTGGCGTCGCTGTTGCCGTAGTCGCCCACCGTCGCGTGGGTGATCGAGGAGTCCGGATCGGTGCTGTCGTTGAGATTGATGCGGACGCCCATGAACGACGGGAACCACTGCACCTTGCGCTGCGAGTTGGCCCACGCGGTCATCTCCGCGCTGGTGGTGCCGATGAGCGGCGACGCCGGGACGTCTCCGGTCTGATCGTCGGCGGAGATCACCGCGCCGACGCCGAGATCGTCCCAGCGCAGGTACGGATAGGGGCGAATCTCCGAGCCCTGGCAGATGCGCCAGGCGCCGTCGTGATCGGGGTAGCGCTGGATGTCCTGCCAGGTGCCGCCGGCGAAGTACTCGTACTGCGTGACCCACGTGAAGCGGCGCTCCTCGGCGGCGCCGGGGCTGCACTTCGCCGGCACCGTCGGCGGCACGCGAGGCCCGCGTTGCTCGAACGTCATCAGCGCGAAGCTGCCGGCATTGCCGACGCTCGAGACCACCGCGTTGATCGACGCGCGCGCGGTCGCGATGCGGCTCGCGGTCTCGCTGCCGACCGTGCTCTCGCACTCGCCCCACTCGCAGAGATCGTCGTCGGCGTTGGCCTTGAGGCCCATCGAGCCCGAGGTGTCGAGCACGAACAACACGCGGGGCTTGACGGCCCCGAAGCTCGACCCCTGGGCGACGTAGTACGGCCGCACCCGCGCCTGCGTGGGCCCGAGCAGTGCGAAGCCCAGCACGAACACGACCCCCGCCACCAGCAGGCGCCCCCACGCCCGCACGGCCATCGCCACCGCCGCCCTCACGACCGCACCCCGCGTCCGCTATGAAAAAGCTGCGAGGTGGGTGCACTCCGATGCGCACCGGGCAGCGGCACGGGTGCGCCGCGAAGCAGGCAAGTGGTCGGAATCATGATCGGCATGGCGGCGTCGGGCGGCGCGCGAGTGGGGGCTCGGGCGCGGCCGGTCCCGGTGGTGCAAGGCCGGTGCCGGGCCGCCGGGCGCGGCGACCACGGCCTTTAGCGCTTGCCGTTCCAGTGCGGCATCGAGCCGTGGGGCGAGATGAAGTACTTCGCAGGCGACGCGAACGAGAGGTTGCTGACCCGCGAGGTGTAGATGCACGCGAACGACTCGACCTGCGCACCGAAGCGACTGGTGTCGTGGCGCTCGGTGAAGCTCGAGCCCCAGTAGGGATTGAACGCCGCGTCGACCTCGCTGGCGCGGCGCTCGAGGGTGTCGCGGGTCTCCTGTTCGTAGGCGCGCAGCCAGTCGAGGCGCCGACGGATGTCGGTGCGGGTCTGCTCGAGCAGCGCGGTCGCCTCCTGCAGGCTCACGCCACCGCGGGCGATCTCCTCGGGCTCGAGCCGCGCCAGCGTGCGCGCGAGGTACCGCTGACCACCGATCTCGTCGGCGAGTCGCGCACGCAGGGCGTGCAGGCCCTCGATCTCGCCGAGCGTCATCTCCCAGTCGCGGCGGACCTCGAGCTCGTGCTCGAGCTCCTGGACCACGAGCGCGGTGCGCCAGCCCGAGCTCTTCTTGCTGCGCACGATGTCGCCGTAGATGTGATCGCCGACGTAGAGCACCTCGTCGGAGAACACCCCGAGGCTGGCCTGCAGCCCCATCTGGTTGCCGCCACCGTAGATCTTGCCGCGCTGCACCTGCTGCTTGCGCCCGCCCAGCGGCGCACCGGTGGCGGGATCGAGCTCCTGGAACGGCGCGTTGTCGGTGAAGAAGCTCGGCTTGGCGGCGCCGACCACCATCCAGTCGAAGTACGTGGTCCAGTCGGGATACGACGGCAGCGCGCCGTCGAGCAGGTACTTCATGACCACGTCGGTGTAGTCGAGCAGGCTGTTGGTGAGCACGAACAGCTTCTTGCCGGCCGAGCGCAGCTGGTGGAGGGTGCGCGCGAGCTCGGGGTCCTTCTCGATGAAGTGGCCCGGGTCGTCGCGGACGTGGTCCTTGATCGAGCCGTCGCGGTGGGCTTCGTCGATGCACTCGCGCACGTCGAGCCACGCCTCGGCGTAGCTCGGCGGACCGCCGTCACCCCACAGCCCCGGGTCGCGGTCGATGAGCTCGACCGCGGCCGCGAACAGCGTGACCTCCGGCAGCGCGAACAGGGTGTCGACCGCGGCGAAGCGCTCGCGCTCCTGGCCCAGACGCTGGTCGCGGTAGATCGCCTTGCGTTCGGGACGCGCGAGCTTGCGAAGCCCGTGGTAGGCGCGGCCGACGTAGCCGTGTCGGTCCATCTTGATGACGTTGCCCAGCTTGCGGTCGACCATCAGCCCGCGGATGGCGAACTGCGGGTCGTTGGGCACCTCCCCCAGCGCCGCCGGGTAGCCACGGGCGATCAGCTTGGCGGTGGTCGACTCGATGGACTTGGCCTCGATCGCATCCTGGCGGTAGATCGCCAGGGTGTAGTCCATGTCGAAGCCGATGACCGAGATCGAGTCGAAGTTGAGGTCGCGGTTGGTGAAGATCCGCCGCTCCGACGGCGCCTCGGTCTCCAGGCCGGAGTCGAGCAGTGCCTTGCGGATGGGGGTCGGTAGGTCGGCGTCCGAGAACACGTTGGGGACGCCCAGCGTAACAGCATGCACGCCGCGACGTGCACAACTCTCACGAGGCTTCGGCGCTCTGATAGGTGGCGGCGCACACCGAGACCGCGGAGTTGTCGTTGTTGTGGCCGCCGCCATAGCCCTCGTCGGGGGTCTGGGGCTGCAGCACCGCCGCGCCGGCGCCGACGGTCAACACCAGCTCCTGCTCGACGGTCACGGTGGTGTTGCGCACCGTCGCAGAGGCGGTGACGACCACGCGGCCATCGGCGTCGTCGATCCACGAGGTGCTGCCGCCGCGCCCGAGCGCATCGGCGGCGTTGTTGCGGACCCACACGGACACCTGCGCCTCGGGGTCGCCACCGCTGACGAGGTCACGGAACGGCACCGCGCACCAGTTCTGCGGCGTCGCGGAGGCGTCGTTCAAGTACGAGACCGAGCCCTGCCGCATGCACGGGCGACCACCGCAGCCGACCGCGGTGCCGGTCAGTAGCTCGTTGCGCTGACCGGTCGCGATCCCGGTCATGTCGGGGATGCAGTCACCGCACGGATCGGTGCAGGTGGCCTGCGGGTTGTAGCCGACCAATGCCGCGTCGAGCGTGTCGCCGTCCATGCGCAGGTACTGTGCGGCCGCGAGGTCGGCGGCCGCCTGCGCCACCATCAGTGCCCGCTCGCGCGCGACCAGCTGCCCGGCCTGCTCGACCTCCCGCACCGAGCTGCGCACGACCAGCAGCCCCGCGGTCATCAGCGACACCGACAGCAACATCACGCTGACCATGGTCGCGCCGCGCTGCGATCGCGCGCGTCGGACGGTGCGGGGGCGGATGGGGCGGGCTTGCGTGGTCATGGTCCTGGGCTCCTCACTGCAGTCTGGGGTCGCGCCAGCGCAGGTTGTCGGGGGTGTAGCGCTCGGTCAGGGTGAACCGCTGGCGCACGCCGACCAACGAGGGGATCGCGGGGCGGTCCTCGATGGCAGGGAGATCGGCAATCGCGAGCCCGCCTGTACCCTCGTCGCCCTCGGTCGAGGCGACCAGGGTGATGCGGACCGTCTGCGGACTCATGCGAAACGGCGGCCCCGGATCGGACTCCAGCGCAGCCCAGGCGTCGCGGTTGTACTCGGCGCTGCCGTAGTTCACGCAGTCGGGCGCGCTCTGCTCTTCGAGCGCGTTGCCGAGCCACTCGTCGGTGCCGCGCTGGCCGCTCTCCGTGCGGTTCTCGTCGACCTGATGGTTCGGCAGGCCCGCGAGCGGACCCTCGGCCGGTCCCAGCTCCTCGAAGCCGCCATCGGGGTAGCGGATCGACAGCGCGTCGGAGCTGGCCTGCGACCAACCATCGCAACCCACCGCGATCTGCAGGTCCTCGATCATCGGCCCGATCGCGACCGCGGCCGGCGGGCTGTCGCTGCCCGGCAGGTGCAGCTGCGGTGCAGTGCAGCTACCGGCGGCGCAGTGGGGATAGTCGACACCGCCCAGACCCTCGAGGTCGCCGGCCTGGAAGCCGATGATGTCGTAGCGCACCAGGTACGGCAGCGCGGGGATCGAGTAGTCGATCTCGTAGCGAGACCAGCGCAGGCGGCCGACCGGCACCACCATCACCGACGACAGCGTGTCGGCCTGCCAGTCGTCGCCGCAGCCCACGGGCAACGCGTCGGAGGTGCAGGCCGGCGGCTCGTCGTTGAAGTTGCCCACCATCGTCGCGAGGCCTTGGTTGAAGCCCGAGGTGCCGCCGATCGGGAGGCTCCACTCGTAGGTCTCGGCGCCCGGCTGCACGTCGTCGGTGACCTGCAGCAGCAGGCACTGCGAGTGGGCGGTCGGCGAGAACGGCACCACCGCGGCGCCCGGACGCGCAGCCACCACCACGAACGTGCCGGGCGGGAACAGCTGCTGCACCTGTGCGAGGTGGGCGGGGTTGGTGCTGTCGAGGGCGCCCGGCGCCGTCTCGAGCGTGAGCGCCGTGGCGGCGCCGTCGATGCCGCCGTCGATCGTGAACACACCGACGTTGCCGAGGTAGTTGGCCTCGCCGGCGATGACGTCGAAGCTGTCGGCCGCGCCGGCCGCATCGACGGCCCCGCCCGAGCGCCAGTGGCCCTGGAGGCCGTCGCGCAGCACCCAGTAGCGCTCGCCCGTGACCGGATCGACGACCGCGTCGGCCGGCAGCCCGGCGCCGGGGTTCACCAGCTGGCTGGTGGCCGCGTCCCACACCCGCAGCTCCGTGCACGTGCGCGTGAAGCCGAGTCCGGCCTGGCGCACGTCTTGACCGATCGACCACATCGCGCCCTCGAGCGCCTGCTGCATCATGACGTTGCGCTCGTGGGCCGACGCATTGGTGCGCTGCACGCTCGAGAACGCGAAGATGCCGAGCATCACGATGCCCGAGACCACCAGCGCGACCATGAGCTCGACCAGCGTGAAGCCGCGCTGACGTGCATGGCGTGCACGGCGGGCGCTCACGGCAACACCACCGTGTCGTTGGCTCGCACGGTCCGCAGCTGCACCGACGCGACCCAGGGCTCGTACGCGGCGTCGCTGGGGTCGGCCATCGCCGGCACCAGCGTGTCGATGGTCCGGCTCGCGGGCGGCGGCGAGCTCGAGTTCGAGTCGTCGATCCACAGCACCGTGACCTGCACCACCAGCGCGTTGATCTGCGGCAGATCGACCGTGAGGTCCGGCGGGTTGCTCGACGGCGGGTTGGTGGCGTCGACGACCCAGTCGACCGAGCGATGCACGATGTACGTGTCGCGCAGCGAGCCGACCACGTTCGTGCTCTCGTCGCGATCGGCGGGCGGACGCCGGAAGTCGCTGGTGCGGGCGTCGACGTCGACACCGCTGTCGTCGTACGGCAGCGTCGGCGCGGCGTTGCCTGCGAAGTCGTAGCTCAGCAGCTCCACGAAGCTGCGCGACTGCAGCTCTGCCATGGCCTGCTGGGCGGCGCGCTCGGCATCCCGCATCAACGCGCTCGAGCGTTGGGCTTCGACGCTGCGGCCCTCGATCGCGACCAGCCCGACGATCGCGATCGCGAACAAGGCGATCGCGACCAACACCTCGATGAGCGTGAAGCCGCGCTGCCCGCCGCCGCGACGGGGCGCAGCGCGATGGCGGGGGGACGGTTGGAGATGGGCACGCATGGCGAGACGTTCGTCAGTCGAGCTGCTCGAAGGTGCGCACGAGGCCACCTGGGTAGATCTGCACGATGGAGTACTTGGTACCGGTGGTCAGCGTGCGGTCGGCGATCCACAGCGTGGCGCCGGCGTTGGGCACCCCCGAGAAGGTGCCGTCGGGATCGGAGAAGCGGCCGTCGGGCTCGAACACCAACGTCTGCGTGCCGGCGACGCAGTCGTCCGGTGGGTCGACGGTCGCGGTCTGCGACGGCGCGTGGACCCCCGGCGTCAGGCCGAACACGCACACGATCGGCGTGCCGGTGTCGGCGGCGATGAGCGTGCCGGCGCTGCCGAAGGTGCCAGCGCCGTCGACGAGCGACACGCGATCGACCGGTCGCCAGGTGTCGTCGCTGGTGTCGAAGGCGGTGATGGTCACCGAGAAGCGATCGACCACCACCCGCACCTGGGTCTGCCGATCGACGGCGGCGTTGCGGGCCTGGACCACCGCGCCCTCGACATCGGCGACGAAGTGGGCCCGCAGGTTCGCGAACTCGTTGCGGCGGAAGCCGACCGCGGCGACCACCGCCAGCAGCGCGACCACGGCCAGCACCACCATCAGCTCGATCATCGAGAAGCCGAGATCTCCGCGGCGGCGTCCACCGATGCCGACCCCGGCCGGCGCGGGGCCCCGCAAGCCACGGTCGTCGCTGTGCAACGATTTCATAGCCAGGGCCGCATCTGGGCACCGGGACGGCCGGGCGACGGACTGGCAACTGGCTGGAATCATGGGCGGAGCGCTCGTCGACGACGGGCCCGGACGGGCCGCGTTCGGGCGGGCGGTGGCCACGAGTGCAACGGCCATGCCGGCCCCCTGGACCCCCATCCCCGGAACTCCTCCCGGGACGTCACCCCCGCCGGTCATCCAGCTCACACGATTGTGCCGCTTCGTCGGCCGGGATACCTTAACGACCACCATGGCGAAACCAGCCCAGCAGGAAGCAAAGGACGAGAAGCGCGCCATCTGGTACCTGCGCAAGATTCCGATGTTCGAGACCGTGCCGGCGAACACGTTGGCCGAGCTCGCACTGCTCGTCGAGATCCGAGAAATCGCGCGTCGTCAGGTCATCTACCTCCCCGGTGACCCGGGCGACCGCGTGTTCTTCATCAACGGCGGGCGCGTGAAGTGCAGCAAGGTGACGCGCGACGGCAAGGAGCTGACGCTCGCATACCGCGGCGCCGGCCACATGTTCGGCGAGCTCTGCGTCATCGACGGCACGCCGCGCGACGAGATGGCCGAGGCGATGAAGAACGCGATCATCACCGAGCTACCGCGCGACGCGTTCCGCGAGCTGCTGCTCGGCGACGCTGCACTCGCGTTCCAGTTCGCGTGCACGATCGGCGAGCGCCGGCGGCAGATCGAGACCAAGCTCGAGCACCTGGTGTTCCGCGACGTGCAGGCCAAGCTGGCCGCGCTGCTGCTCGAGCTCGGCGAAGAGTACGGCGTCGAGTGCGAGGACGGCATGCAGATCGGGCTCAAGATCACCCATCAGGAGATGGCCAACCTGATCGGCTCGACCCGCGAGACCATCTCCCTCACCCTGGCGCAGTTCAAGAAGAAGGGTCTGCTCGATCTGAACGGACGCACGGTCGTGCTGCGCGACCAAGACGGCCTCGGAGCGATGACGTGAACGCGGCCGCGGTGAAGCAGCTCGCGTGAGTGCCGGCGGACATCAAGAGCGCTGGGGCACGCGCCTGGGCGTGATCCTGGCGGTGTCGGGCTCGGCGGTCGGGCTCGGCAACTTCGTGCGCTTCCCCGGCGTCGCGGCCAGCAACGGCGGCGGCGCGTTCATGATCCCGTACTTCATCGCGCTCGTGCTGGTCGGCATCCCGGTCGGCTGGGCCGAGTGGACGATGGGTCGCTACGGCGGTCGCAAGGGCTTCCACAGCTCGCCGGCGATCCTCGGCGCGATCGGAGGCGGCGCCCTGCCCCGCTACCTCGGCGTGCTGGGCCTGCTGATCCCCGTGGTCGTGTACATGTACTACGGCCTGGTCGAGGCCTGGTGCCTGCACTACGCGTGGGCGTTCGCCAACGGCGGCATCGGACTGCCCCACGGCATCGCCGAGGCGACCGCACAGTCGTCCAACTACTTCGACGCCATCGCCGGTGTGCACGCCGACGGCGTGCTGCTCGAGCAAGGCAGCACGCTGACGTTCTGGCTGATCGTCGTCGCGCTCAACGCCTACTTCGTGTATCGCGGGCTGTCGGGCGGCATCGAGACCTTCTGTCGCTGGGCGATGCCGGCGATGGCGATCTGCGCGGTGATCGTGCTGGTGCGCGTGCTGACGCTGGGCACGCCCGACCCGAGCCACCCCGAGCTGTCGGTGTCGTCGGGGCTCGGCTTCATGTGGAACCCCGACCTCGCGAAGCTGAGCAACGCCGAGACCTGGCTGGCCGCCGCTGGCCAGATCTTCTTCTCGCTGTCGGTCGGCTTCGGCGTGATCATCAACTATGCGTCGTACCTGCGCCGCAAGGACGACGTGGTGCTCTCGGGGCTGACCGCGGCCGCGACCAACGAGGTCTTCGAGGTCGGCTTCGGCGGCATGATCACCGTGACCGCAGCCTTCGTGTTCCTGGGCGCCAACTTCACCGTCGCGTCGGCGTACGACCTCGGCTTCGAGACCCTGCCGGTCGTGTTCGCGCAGATGGGCGCGCTCGGCAACCTCATCGGCGCGCTGTGGTTCTTCATGTTGTTCCTGGCCGCCATCACCAGCTCGCTGTCGATGCTGCAGCCGGTCAAGGCCTTCCTGCAGGAGGCGCTGGGCCTGCGGCACGGCACCGCGGTCGCGGCCGTGGTGACGGTGACGGCCGCCGGCGGGCTGTGGACGCTGCATCACAGCCGCGATCAGATCGCGCTGCACACCATGGACTTCTGGGTCGGCACCGCGACCATCTTCGTGCTCGCGACCGTCCAGCTCATCTACTTTGCGTGGGTCTTCGGTGTCGACCGCGGGCTCGCCGAGGCCCACGAGGGCGCGCAGATGCGCATCCCGAGCGTGTTTCGCATCGTGCTGAAGTGGATCGCCCCGGCCTACCTGCTGGTGGTGTTCGCCGCGTTCTGCCAGCAGAGCCTCGGCGGCCGCATCACTGCGCTGGGCGAAGAGCCGGCCGCCGCGTCGACGCTGGCGATCGTGCTCGTGGTGCTGCTGGCGCTGCTCGTCATCACCCGCATCGGCGAGATCCGCTGGCGCGCGCAGGGGCTCGACGTCGACGGCAGACATCCGCCCGACGACGACGTGGAGGCGCAGCCGCGATGACGACCGCCGGGTGGATCTTCATGTTCGTGTCGCTGGTCGGGGTCTGGGCGCTGGCGCTGTGGTGCTACCGCCGCGTGCTGCGGGGCTGATCGGCCGCGCTAGCCCAGTGCCGAGGCGATCGTCTGCCGCATCGCGTCGTCGACCTCGTCGCCACGCAGCAACTCGCGACCGTCGCGATCGAGCACCACGACGGTCGGCACGTTGCGGGCGCCGTAGTGCTGCGAGAGGCGGAACTCGGGATCGGCGAACAGCGCGTAGTCGATGCCGGCCTCGCTGGCGAACGCCAGCGCCTGCTCGAAGCCGTGGCCGACGTGGACGCCGACCACCACGAGCCCGCGCGCGCGCTCGGCTTGCGAGAGCGCGATGACCTTGGGGATCGATTCGCGGCAGGGCTCGCACCACGTGGCCCAGAAATCGATCACGGTGACGCGACCGGCGATGACCTGCTCGAACACTGCATCGGCCGGACGCAGCGCGACGGTGCCGTCGGCCGCCGGCGCCTGCGTACCGCGCGGGCGGGGGCCGCAGGCCAGCGTCGACGCGCCGAGGCCGAGCAGGAGGTCGCGCCGTGTCACCACCGGGTGCATCTGCAGGTCTGCGCCAGCGTTGATACCGCAACGCGGGCGTCGCTGGCGAGGGATCTGGGCCACGTCGCCAAGGCGGCGGTCCGGCCGCCGCTCGCCACCGACGACGCGGTCACGCGCGCGCTAGTACCTCGACACAGCGATTGTGATGGGTCAGAACGCCGTCATGGCCGCGACTCCGCAAGGCGCCGTGCTAGAACTCGCGGCCGTAGCCGATCGAGAACACGTTCACGCGCAGGTCGTTGCTGCGTTGGTACCGCGAGAACCCCGCGTCGAGGTAGGCGGGCGGGCGGACCCCGCCGGGCGGTTGCAGGTACAGCACCGCCTTGATGCCGCCTTGGTGGGCGGAGAACGGCGCGAGATCGCTGTCGGCGGTGATGGGTGTGTCCTCGGGCAGGCCCATGCGTGTGGCGCTCGAGTAGAACGAGACCCCGCGCTGCCAGTGGTAGCGGTAGAGCGCGCGCAGGTAGAAGCGCCGGCCGATCCACTGATAGAGCATCACCGACGGCGTGTGGGCGCGGAGATCGAAGGTGTCGGCGTAGTAGCGGTAGCCGAGCTTGATCGTCGTGCGCGTGCGCGGGATGTGCTGGTTGAGCTGCAGCGCCAGCGCGTGGCGGGTGCGGCTGCGCGGCAGCACCTCGGGCCTCCGATTGGGGCAATCGTAGGCCGGCTTCTGGCCGTTGTCGTCGGAACAGCCGGTGGTCGGTGCGTCGGCGACGTAGATCGAGTTCCACGTGGTCGCCAGCGTGCCCGACTGGAACGTCAGGCCGTACGAGCCCGAGATCAGCGTGGTCGGCGAGAGCACCTGCGTGAGCGTGAGATTGTCGCTCGACGTCATGCGGTACTCCTGGCCCTTGGGGCTCCAGCCCAGCGGGTGGATGTAGTCGAACCAGTCGAAGACGTAGGTGGCGTTGACGCCGACCGTGGTGTTGTCCTCGAAGAAGCTGCCGACCCAGCCGCCGCCGACGAAGAACGAGCGCCACGGCTCCTCGAAGTGCACGCCGTAGCGCATCGTGAACTTGCCGCGGCGCTGCGAGTCGTACGTGGTGGCGACGTCGATCTCCCCCGCCTCGTTCTGTCGCGACGCCGACGACACCGCGTCGAGCCCATCGGGGGACGCCGCCGAGATGACGTCGAGCGCGAACGCCACCTGGTGACTCCACCTCGGGTTGCGCTGGCGCAGCGCGACCATGCCCATCGGCTGCACCACGGTCATGCGCTGCGAGCCCGGCCCCTGCGGCGGACCGGCCTTGGACTGGAAGCCGTGGCCGTACTGATCGAAGAACGACAGCCGCAGCCACAGACCGTCGATCGAGACGGCCTTCGGCGGTGACTCGGCCGCCGCAGACGCAGCCGGGGCCGCCGCGACCGGCCGCGCCAGCGCGAGCCCGAAGCCGACCGCGATCAACCCCGCGCGGCAGCGTTCGCGCCTAGTTCGAGCAGCCACAGCCGCCGCCCGCTGGACGTGCATCACCGCCGGCGGCGCCCTCGCGCGAGGTGTAGAGCTTGCGGTTGGCCCGTGCCTCGAGCGGATCGTCCTGCAGCGCCATCGTCGGATCGGCGAGGTACTCGCGGCGGTTCTGCGGCACCGCGGCGCAGGCCGAGGTCACCACCAGCGCCAGCGCCATCCACCGCCCCTGCTCGATCGTCCGCGACCGCATTCGGGCTACGTTTATAGATCGACGGCACGAGCTTCGGCAAAGCCCGAAGCAACGGCGGGATCGCGAAGCGATTGCGCGCCCACGGTGGGGCCGCGCGCGGTCGCCCCGACCCCGGCGTCAGTGCGCGCGGGCCAGCGCGCCCGCCAGGTGCGGCGCGGTGTGCCCGTGCTCGCTGCGCGCGACGTACTCGGGCGTGCCACTGGTGACCAGGCGGCCCCCGCCGCTGCCGCCGTCGGGCCCGATGTCGATGACGTGGTCGGCCGACTTGATGACGTCGAGATCGTGCTCGATGACCACCACGGTGTTGCCCTCGTCGACCAGCCGCTGCAGCACGCCGAGCAGCTGCTTGACGTCGCCGAAGTGCAGGCCGACGGTCGGCTCGTCGAGCACGAACAGGGTGCGGCCGGTCGACTTGCGCGCGAGCTCGCGGGCGAGCTTGATGCGCTGGGCCTCGCCGCCCGACAGCGTGAGCGCGCTCTGTCCCAGCGCGAGGTAGCCGAGCCCGACGTCGCGCAGCACCTCGAGCTTCTGGCGCATGCCGGGGTGCGCGATGAAGAAGTCGCAGGCCTCGGCCACGTTCATCGCCAACACGTCGGCGATGGTCTTGCCGCGCATCGTGACCGACAGCGTCTCGCGGTTGTAGCGCTTGCCGCCGCAGACCTCGCACACGACCCACAGATCGGCGAGGAACTGCATCTCGATGCGCTTGACGCCCTCGCCCTGGCAGCCCTCGCAGCGGCCACCCTTGACGTTGAACGAGAAGCGCGAGGGCTGCCAGCCACGGATCTTCGCGTCCGGCAGCGACGCGAACACACCCCGCAGCTCGGCGAAGATGCCGGTGTAGGTCGCGGGGTTGCTGCGGGCGCTGCGACCGATGGGCGACTGATCGACGTGGATGACCTTGTCGATGTGCTCGAGCCCGTCGACACCGTCGCACGGCAGCGGCGGACGGGCGGCGCCATTGACCACGCGCGCGGCCTCGGCCAGCAGGGTGTCGATCACCAGGCTCGACTTGCCCGAGCCGCTCACGCCGGTGACGACCGTGAGCAGCCCGATCGGGAACCGCACGGTGACGTCCTGCAGGTTGTGCCCACGGGCGCCGCGGACCAACACCGAGGGCCCACGCGGACGTCGGCGCTGGCTGGGCAGCTCGATCTGCATGCGGCCGCTGAGATAGGCGCCGGTCAGCGAACGCGGGTGCGCCAGCACCTCGTGCGTGGGTCCGGCCGCGACCACGCGGCCGCCGAGCGGACCCGCACCCGGGCCCATGTCGACCAACCAGTCGCTGGCGCGCATGGTCGCCTCGTCGTGCTCGACCACGATCACGGTGTTGCCGAGGTCTCGCAGGTGCAGCAGCGTCGCGATGAGGCGATCGTTGTCGCGCGGGTGCAGGCCGATGCTGGGCTCGTCGAGCACGTAGGTGATGCCGGCCAGCGCCGCGCCGACCTGGGTGGCCAGGCGGATGCGTTGTGACTCGCCGCCCGACAGCGTCATCACCGGGCGATCGAGCGTCAGGTAGCCGACCCCGACCTCGAGCAGGAACTTGAGCCGCGCACGAACCTGGCCGAGTACGGCCTGGGCGATCTCGCCGGCCTCGCCGGCGAACTCGAGCCCGCCGAGGGTGGCGGCGAGCTGATCGAGGGGCATGCGTCCGAGCGCCGCGATGTTGTGCGCACCGATGCGGACCATGCGGGCCGGCAGGCACAGCCGCTCGCCCTCGCACTCGGGGCAGACCACGTCGGTGGTGTAGGCCTCGACGTCGTCGATGCCGTCGGGCTCGTCGTCGCCGTCGTCGCCGGCGCGGGCCTCGAGCTCGCGCAGGCGTCGGGTCAGCTGCGCACGCACGCCCTCGAACGGGCGCTCGAGCCCCGCGACCACCGCGTCGGTGCCCTCGATCACGCCGATCTGTGCGGCCACGGGCAGCTCCCCGAACGGGGTGTCGAGATCGATGTCGAAGTGCTCGGCCAGCGCCGCCAGCAGCCGCTGCTGGCCAGCGCCGCCGCGCCGTGCCCACGGCCGCACCGCGCCCTGGCGCAGCGACAGC encodes:
- the uvrA gene encoding excinuclease ABC subunit UvrA produces the protein MARAPGKLAAPPPTRSRRTGTRKGDLAPAPAPAPASRARSGRSKAPAVVASESVASPPSTSTSTASGSSAPVSAAASSALASGFIKIRGARTHNLRGVDLDLPRGRLVCITGPSGSGKSSLAFDTVFAEGQRRYVESLSVAARTFLAQLPKPDVDLVEGLSPTVAISQDARGRNPRSTVGTATEIHDFLRLLFARVGVVYSHKTGKPMKRHGVTEMVDAVLALPDDTRFSVLAPVVVNAAGDHADLLEDLRRRGFVRVAIDDEVCDLAQDLTLDPGVRHTIEVYVDRLKLKRDPESSLQARLGDSIELALGLTGGVVEILTVDGTRLRFSDRYAELDEGIAYPEITPSLFSYNSPAGACPRCDGLGVQRVFDNARLVEPRLSLRQGAVRPWARRGGAGQQRLLAALAEHFDIDLDTPFGELPVAAQIGVIEGTDAVVAGLERPFEGVRAQLTRRLRELEARAGDDGDDEPDGIDDVEAYTTDVVCPECEGERLCLPARMVRIGAHNIAALGRMPLDQLAATLGGLEFAGEAGEIAQAVLGQVRARLKFLLEVGVGYLTLDRPVMTLSGGESQRIRLATQVGAALAGITYVLDEPSIGLHPRDNDRLIATLLHLRDLGNTVIVVEHDEATMRASDWLVDMGPGAGPLGGRVVAAGPTHEVLAHPRSLTGAYLSGRMQIELPSQRRRPRGPSVLVRGARGHNLQDVTVRFPIGLLTVVTGVSGSGKSSLVIDTLLAEAARVVNGAARPPLPCDGVDGLEHIDKVIHVDQSPIGRSARSNPATYTGIFAELRGVFASLPDAKIRGWQPSRFSFNVKGGRCEGCQGEGVKRIEMQFLADLWVVCEVCGGKRYNRETLSVTMRGKTIADVLAMNVAEACDFFIAHPGMRQKLEVLRDVGLGYLALGQSALTLSGGEAQRIKLARELARKSTGRTLFVLDEPTVGLHFGDVKQLLGVLQRLVDEGNTVVVIEHDLDVIKSADHVIDIGPDGGSGGGRLVTSGTPEYVARSEHGHTAPHLAGALARAH